One stretch of Dyella jiangningensis DNA includes these proteins:
- a CDS encoding DUF4136 domain-containing protein, producing the protein MKLLRLFVIAVSVVLCACSTVSVTNQWRDPSWAGPPASNVVVVGISRSDTMRRVFEDTFAQQLQAAGVQAAASYTQIPPGNGGSVRLRDLVKGTGAQAVLVTRVERVQQKVNVTPSGPYYGGFYGWYGGAWASTPDIHQYEVVTLETSVWDARSEKLIWTVTTENVATSDIPKTSTQLAQTLIPKMKADGVLR; encoded by the coding sequence ATGAAACTCCTGCGTCTGTTCGTCATTGCCGTCAGCGTAGTGCTTTGTGCGTGCTCGACCGTCAGCGTCACCAACCAGTGGCGTGATCCCTCATGGGCCGGCCCGCCGGCATCCAACGTGGTGGTCGTGGGCATTTCACGCAGCGATACCATGCGTCGCGTTTTCGAAGACACCTTCGCGCAGCAGCTGCAGGCTGCCGGTGTGCAGGCTGCCGCCAGCTACACGCAGATTCCGCCCGGCAACGGCGGCAGCGTGCGACTGCGCGACCTGGTGAAGGGCACGGGCGCGCAGGCTGTGCTGGTGACGCGCGTTGAGCGCGTACAGCAAAAGGTCAACGTGACCCCGAGCGGCCCGTATTACGGCGGCTTCTACGGCTGGTACGGCGGTGCCTGGGCATCCACGCCGGACATCCACCAGTATGAAGTGGTCACGTTGGAAACCAGCGTTTGGGATGCGCGCAGCGAAAAGCTGATCTGGACGGTGACCACCGAGAACGTGGCCACCAGCGACATCCCCAAGACGTCGACGCAGCTTGCGCAGACGCTGATTCCGAAGATGAAGGCCGACGGCGTCCTGCGCTGA
- a CDS encoding patatin-like phospholipase family protein, whose translation MRLRLALIASLLLCTSLSVSAQASGAATTAPCIGVVLGGGGARGAAHIGVLEVLEREHIPVCRVAGTSMGSIVGGLYAAGYTPAEMHSIITSLDWNDLFSDDPARMEMPMRRKDADYRYLLNFEVGYKNGHIITPAGVVQGQKLLLLLRRLLISTWDVHDFDNLSIPFRAVATDIVAGKPVVFGSGDLALAIRSSMSVPGAFAPTYVDDKLLVDGGLMDNVPIDVMRDMGAQKLIVVDVGSPLLKREQLSNPVAVLNQMVSALMDEKTQRQLNTLGPDDILIKPELGDMSASEFNRGEEAIKIGRAAAEAALPRLRELAVAPDQWQQFVASHRQRQFDPALVSFLKVDAAHTDTAKYVEERLAKDVGKPFDPQKLEAQIGSIYGRGNYQQIDYHLQQDDNQRGLLIIPRDKPWGPVYGKVGFQLDDDFQGRSEYLLSGELTATNVNRYGAEWRNTLWAGRIGGLASEFYQPFGQGASAYVMPSLLFRNEDIPFFDDSGNHQLAEYRVKRRSAGLEGGWSPTSTWRLLASVTRGSDNGDLRIGIPSASVPSGDTGNNIIFPPSQTSEYSVVRVGTDWDSLDNAQFPSRGAHVNLYYDMYRPFLGGRQEGDVARLVADWVPDLWPQNGRYRLLLGLRASSALDNTKFFEAQSFLGGFLNLSGYSERSLYGNQSALARAVLYRRTGRMDAIFSTPVYIGASLEAGNTWHDKNDVQLNSLIYAGSMFLGIQTPLGPLFFGYGYAQGGHNSIYLTFGSLLRPQL comes from the coding sequence ATGCGCCTCCGCCTCGCACTGATCGCCTCGCTGTTGCTGTGCACGTCCCTCTCCGTTTCGGCGCAAGCGTCCGGCGCCGCCACGACGGCGCCATGCATCGGCGTCGTGCTCGGCGGCGGCGGCGCGCGTGGCGCGGCCCACATCGGCGTGCTCGAAGTGCTGGAGCGCGAACATATCCCGGTCTGCCGCGTCGCCGGCACCAGCATGGGCTCCATCGTCGGCGGTCTCTACGCTGCCGGTTATACGCCAGCGGAGATGCACAGCATCATCACCTCGCTGGACTGGAACGACCTGTTCTCGGACGACCCCGCACGCATGGAAATGCCCATGCGCCGCAAGGACGCCGATTACCGTTACCTGCTCAACTTCGAGGTCGGCTACAAGAACGGCCACATCATCACCCCCGCCGGCGTGGTGCAGGGCCAGAAGCTGCTGCTGTTGCTGCGTCGCCTGCTGATTTCCACGTGGGACGTGCACGACTTCGACAACCTGTCGATTCCGTTCCGCGCGGTCGCGACGGACATCGTGGCGGGCAAGCCCGTGGTGTTCGGCTCGGGCGATCTTGCCCTGGCCATTCGCTCCAGCATGTCGGTGCCGGGCGCGTTTGCGCCCACCTACGTCGACGACAAGCTGCTGGTCGACGGCGGCCTGATGGACAACGTGCCCATCGACGTGATGCGCGACATGGGCGCGCAGAAGCTCATCGTCGTCGACGTGGGTTCGCCGCTGCTCAAGCGCGAGCAGCTGAGCAACCCCGTCGCGGTGCTCAACCAGATGGTCAGCGCGCTGATGGACGAAAAGACGCAGCGGCAACTCAATACGCTGGGCCCGGACGACATCCTCATCAAGCCTGAGCTGGGCGACATGAGCGCGAGCGAGTTCAATCGCGGCGAAGAGGCCATCAAGATCGGTCGCGCCGCGGCGGAAGCGGCGCTGCCGCGGCTGCGGGAACTGGCGGTCGCCCCGGACCAATGGCAACAGTTCGTCGCCAGTCATCGCCAGCGGCAGTTCGATCCGGCACTGGTGTCCTTCCTGAAGGTCGACGCCGCGCACACCGATACCGCCAAGTACGTGGAGGAACGCCTGGCCAAGGATGTCGGCAAGCCGTTCGATCCCCAGAAGCTGGAAGCGCAGATCGGCAGCATCTACGGCCGCGGCAACTACCAGCAGATCGACTATCACCTGCAGCAGGACGACAACCAGCGCGGCTTGCTCATCATCCCCCGCGACAAGCCGTGGGGCCCTGTCTACGGCAAGGTCGGCTTCCAGCTCGACGATGATTTCCAGGGCCGCAGCGAATACCTGCTCTCGGGCGAACTCACCGCCACCAATGTCAATCGCTACGGTGCCGAATGGCGCAACACATTGTGGGCGGGACGCATCGGTGGTCTCGCCAGCGAGTTCTACCAACCGTTCGGGCAAGGCGCGTCGGCTTATGTGATGCCCTCGCTGCTGTTCCGCAACGAGGACATTCCCTTCTTCGACGACAGCGGCAATCACCAGTTGGCCGAGTACCGCGTGAAACGGCGCAGCGCCGGCCTGGAAGGTGGATGGTCGCCCACCAGCACGTGGCGACTGCTCGCCTCGGTGACGCGTGGCAGCGACAACGGTGACCTGCGTATCGGCATACCTTCCGCGTCCGTCCCATCGGGCGACACCGGCAACAACATCATCTTTCCACCCAGCCAGACCAGCGAATACAGCGTGGTACGCGTGGGCACGGACTGGGATAGCCTCGACAACGCGCAGTTCCCTTCGCGTGGCGCGCACGTCAACCTGTATTACGACATGTATCGCCCGTTCCTTGGCGGTCGCCAGGAAGGCGACGTCGCGCGATTGGTGGCGGACTGGGTGCCCGACCTGTGGCCGCAGAACGGGCGCTATCGCCTGCTGCTGGGCCTGCGTGCGAGCAGCGCGCTGGACAACACCAAGTTCTTCGAGGCGCAGAGCTTTCTCGGTGGATTCCTCAATCTTTCCGGTTATTCGGAGCGTTCGCTCTATGGCAATCAGTCGGCGCTCGCACGCGCCGTGCTGTACCGGCGCACCGGCAGGATGGACGCCATCTTCTCCACGCCCGTCTACATCGGCGCCAGCCTGGAAGCCGGCAATACCTGGCACGACAAGAACGATGTGCAGCTCAATTCGCTGATCTACGCCGGCAGCATGTTCCTCGGCATCCAGACGCCGCTGGGGCCGCTGTTTTTCGGCTACGGCTATGCGCAGGGCGGGCACAACTCCATCTATCTGACGTTCGGATCGCTGTTGCGCCCGCAGCTGTAA
- the fusA gene encoding elongation factor G → MNIQTGTHTENIRNIALAGHAGSGKTTLFEALLHAGGVIQTQGSVERGTTQSDTDTQEKARGHSIDTAIAAVPFGNSHVNLIDTSGYADFRGPTLSAFAAVETVAIVVNASNGIEYGTRRMMERADERRLARVLVINRIDVEGARLAALVDALRDEFGTQCLPVNLPADGGKAVLDCFFHGDGATDFSSLAEAHQRILDQVVEINESVMGHYLDAGEEELSPQELHDAFEQCLREGHLVPICFVSARTGVGVKEFLELADRLLPNPNEGNPPPFRNGEDELITVNADPTQHVIADVFKIVNDPFVGKLGIFRVWQGTIRRDTQLYIDDSKKPFKVGHLFRLRGKNHDEIEQAIPGDIAAVAKVEEIHFDAVLHDSHDEDRIHLAPMRFPQPMFGLALEPSHKGQEQKLSQALVRLAEEDPCFRVEHHKELNETVVRGLSDLHLKVMLERMRERYGVEVNTHPPRIAYRETIASRADGHHRHKKQTGGAGQFGEVFLRVEPLERGAGFEFVDEVKGGVIPNQFLPAIEKGVRQAMESGAIAGYPIQDLRVTVYDGKYHPVDSKEVAFISAGKKAFLDAVSKARPIVLEPIVDVEVAIPEANVGDVTGGLAGKRARILGTDTLRGGELVIKAQAPLAELTDYPTELKAMTGGRGRYSLDLSHYEAVPLPVQKQLAEAWKPHVEED, encoded by the coding sequence ATGAATATCCAGACAGGCACGCACACGGAAAACATCCGCAACATCGCGCTCGCCGGTCACGCCGGCAGCGGCAAGACCACGCTGTTCGAGGCCCTGCTGCACGCCGGCGGCGTCATCCAGACCCAAGGGTCGGTGGAGCGCGGCACCACGCAATCGGATACCGATACCCAGGAAAAGGCGCGCGGCCATTCCATCGACACTGCCATCGCCGCCGTCCCCTTCGGCAACAGCCACGTCAACCTCATCGATACCTCGGGCTATGCGGATTTCCGCGGCCCCACGCTGTCCGCCTTCGCCGCCGTGGAAACCGTGGCCATCGTGGTCAACGCGTCCAACGGCATCGAATACGGCACGCGCCGCATGATGGAGCGCGCCGACGAACGCCGCCTCGCGCGCGTGCTGGTGATCAACCGCATCGACGTCGAAGGTGCGCGCCTCGCCGCGCTGGTCGATGCCTTGCGCGACGAATTCGGCACCCAATGCCTGCCCGTGAACCTGCCTGCCGATGGCGGCAAGGCGGTGCTCGATTGTTTCTTCCACGGCGATGGCGCCACCGATTTCTCCTCGCTGGCCGAAGCGCACCAGCGCATCCTCGATCAGGTGGTGGAGATCAACGAATCGGTCATGGGCCACTATCTCGATGCCGGCGAAGAGGAACTGAGTCCGCAGGAACTGCACGACGCCTTCGAGCAATGCCTGCGCGAAGGCCACCTCGTGCCCATCTGCTTCGTCAGCGCTCGCACCGGCGTAGGCGTGAAGGAATTCCTTGAGCTGGCCGACCGCCTGCTGCCCAATCCCAACGAGGGCAACCCGCCGCCCTTCCGCAACGGCGAGGACGAGCTCATCACCGTCAACGCCGACCCCACGCAGCATGTGATCGCCGACGTCTTCAAGATCGTCAACGATCCGTTCGTCGGCAAGCTCGGCATCTTCCGCGTGTGGCAAGGCACGATCCGTCGCGACACGCAGCTCTACATCGACGACAGCAAGAAGCCGTTCAAGGTGGGCCACCTGTTCCGCCTGCGCGGCAAGAACCACGACGAGATCGAACAGGCGATTCCGGGCGACATCGCCGCCGTCGCCAAGGTCGAGGAAATCCACTTCGACGCCGTGCTGCACGACTCGCACGACGAAGACCGCATCCATCTCGCGCCGATGCGTTTTCCGCAACCGATGTTCGGCCTGGCGCTGGAACCAAGCCACAAGGGCCAGGAGCAGAAACTCTCGCAGGCGTTGGTGCGACTGGCCGAAGAGGATCCGTGCTTTCGCGTGGAGCACCACAAGGAACTCAACGAGACGGTCGTGCGCGGCCTTTCCGACCTGCACCTGAAAGTGATGCTGGAACGCATGCGCGAGCGCTATGGCGTGGAGGTGAATACGCACCCGCCACGCATCGCCTACCGCGAGACCATCGCCAGCCGAGCCGACGGCCATCACCGTCACAAGAAACAGACCGGCGGTGCGGGACAGTTCGGTGAAGTGTTCCTGCGCGTGGAACCGCTGGAGCGCGGGGCCGGTTTCGAATTCGTTGATGAGGTCAAGGGCGGCGTGATTCCGAACCAGTTCCTGCCGGCCATCGAAAAGGGCGTGCGCCAGGCGATGGAGTCGGGCGCGATCGCCGGCTACCCGATCCAGGACCTGCGCGTCACCGTGTACGACGGCAAGTACCATCCGGTGGATTCGAAAGAGGTGGCTTTCATCAGCGCCGGCAAGAAGGCCTTTCTCGATGCGGTGAGCAAGGCGCGCCCGATCGTGCTCGAACCCATCGTCGACGTCGAAGTGGCGATTCCCGAGGCGAACGTGGGCGACGTCACCGGCGGCCTCGCCGGCAAGCGTGCGCGCATCCTCGGCACCGATACGCTGCGTGGCGGCGAACTGGTGATCAAGGCGCAGGCGCCGCTGGCCGAACTCACCGATTATCCCACCGAGCTCAAGGCGATGACCGGCGGCCGCGGTCGCTACAGCCTGGATCTCAGCCATTACGAAGCCGTGCCGCTGCCGGTACAGAAGCAACTTGCCGAGGCCTGGAAGCCTCACGTGGAAGAAGACTGA
- a CDS encoding GreA/GreB family elongation factor, protein MSRSFVKDADESAGDRLPDIPLSEHANYVTPRGLAQLRERLIAARERRDALRVAADTLPQQSELAALERELRWLNARVSSAIEVDLSQQPHDRVAFGALVIVDSDEGQARYRIVGEDEADVEHGLVSYVSPLAAALLGARVGDEVVWQRPAGDLTVEIVAIDYPADKRDA, encoded by the coding sequence ATGAGCCGCTCCTTCGTCAAGGACGCGGACGAGTCCGCTGGCGACAGGCTTCCGGACATCCCGCTGAGCGAACACGCCAACTATGTGACGCCACGCGGACTCGCACAGCTGCGCGAACGGCTGATCGCCGCGCGCGAACGGCGCGACGCGCTGCGCGTCGCCGCGGATACCTTGCCGCAGCAGAGCGAACTGGCCGCTCTCGAGCGCGAACTGCGCTGGCTCAATGCGCGGGTGAGCAGCGCCATCGAGGTGGACCTGTCGCAGCAGCCGCACGACCGCGTGGCTTTCGGCGCACTGGTGATCGTGGACAGCGATGAAGGCCAGGCACGCTACCGCATCGTCGGCGAGGACGAAGCCGACGTGGAGCACGGGCTGGTGAGCTACGTGTCGCCGCTGGCCGCGGCATTGCTGGGCGCACGCGTAGGCGACGAGGTCGTTTGGCAGCGCCCGGCGGGAGACCTCACGGTGGAGATCGTCGCCATCGACTATCCCGCTGACAAGCGCGACGCCTAG